Proteins from a single region of Meiothermus cerbereus DSM 11376:
- the tmpR gene encoding bifunctional dihydropteridine reductase/dihydrofolate reductase TmpR, with amino-acid sequence MNKVALVTGSARGIGRAIVLALAQRGFDVAVHYHTSALEAEQTRQEAEQHGVQAIKVKADVTQEHEARALIAAVVEQLGGLQVLVNNVGDYLKKPIDEVSPKEWRRIIDSNLNAPFYLTQAALPYLSQSGYGRVVNIGFAGAQNLLARPDITPYVIAKTGLVIYSKSLAQRLAPKGVTVNVVSPGVAENSVSKPLDKIPMGRLASLEELARAVLFFVEENSGYLTGQVVEVAGGWNL; translated from the coding sequence ATGAACAAAGTGGCCCTGGTGACCGGCTCGGCCAGGGGGATTGGGCGGGCCATCGTGCTGGCGCTGGCCCAGAGGGGCTTTGATGTGGCCGTGCACTACCACACCAGCGCCCTCGAGGCCGAACAAACCCGTCAGGAAGCCGAGCAGCATGGGGTTCAGGCCATCAAGGTAAAAGCCGACGTGACGCAGGAGCACGAAGCCCGGGCACTCATCGCTGCGGTGGTCGAGCAGCTTGGGGGCCTGCAGGTACTGGTTAACAACGTGGGCGACTACCTAAAAAAACCCATTGACGAGGTCTCCCCCAAAGAATGGCGCCGGATAATCGATTCCAACCTCAATGCGCCCTTTTACCTAACCCAGGCTGCCCTCCCCTACCTGAGCCAGAGCGGCTATGGGCGGGTGGTTAACATCGGGTTCGCCGGGGCGCAGAACCTGCTGGCCCGCCCGGATATTACGCCCTATGTTATCGCTAAAACCGGCCTGGTGATCTACAGCAAGTCGCTGGCCCAGCGCCTCGCGCCCAAAGGCGTAACGGTAAACGTGGTCTCACCGGGAGTAGCCGAAAACTCCGTCTCCAAGCCCCTAGACAAGATTCCCATGGGTCGCTTGGCCAGTCTGGAGGAGCTGGCTCGAGCGGTTCTGTTTTTTGTGGAAGAAAATAGCGGCTACCTCACCGGTCAGGTTGTGGAGGTTGCGGGCGGATGGAATCTCTAG
- a CDS encoding cysteine desulfurase, which produces MGYPECMAIVTSQAIRQDFPLLLHHPDLVYLNSAATSQKPEVVIEAVSRYYRELNASVHRGAYTLSVQASEAYERARRTLARFIGADEHEIIFVRNTTEALNLVAYAWGLHNLGPDDEILLTEMEHHANLVPWHLVCERTGAKIKAIPLGPDGRLELEALDSLLSDRVKLVSVMHVSNVLGTVNPVAQIAQAARAMGALVVVDGAQSAPHMPIDVRALGADFYAFSGHKMLGPTGIGVLWGRYEVLETLAPFLGGGSMIREVFVDRSTYAQPPQRFEAGTPAVAEAIGLSKAVEYLEGLGMDRVWQHELELAAYALKRLDEELPEVRTFGPRGPDRGGVIPFVLGGIHAHDVATALDQYGIAVRAGHHCAQPLHRKLGVPATVRASFYVYTTPEDVDRFIEALKKVRDFFKDWL; this is translated from the coding sequence ATGGGCTACCCTGAGTGCATGGCCATCGTTACATCCCAAGCCATTCGCCAGGACTTCCCGCTTTTGTTGCACCACCCCGATCTGGTCTACCTCAACTCGGCGGCCACCAGCCAGAAGCCCGAGGTGGTCATCGAGGCGGTATCCCGCTACTACCGCGAACTCAATGCCAGCGTGCACCGGGGGGCCTACACCCTTTCGGTACAAGCCAGCGAGGCCTACGAGCGGGCTCGTCGCACCCTGGCCCGCTTCATTGGGGCCGACGAGCACGAGATTATCTTCGTGCGCAACACCACCGAGGCCCTCAACCTGGTGGCCTATGCCTGGGGCCTGCACAACCTGGGGCCCGATGACGAAATTCTCCTGACCGAGATGGAGCACCACGCCAACCTGGTGCCCTGGCACCTGGTTTGTGAACGCACTGGGGCCAAAATCAAGGCCATTCCGCTGGGGCCGGATGGCCGCTTGGAGCTCGAGGCCCTGGACTCGCTGCTCTCCGATAGGGTCAAGCTGGTGAGCGTGATGCACGTCTCCAATGTGCTGGGTACGGTCAACCCGGTGGCACAGATTGCCCAGGCGGCCAGGGCTATGGGCGCTTTGGTGGTGGTGGACGGGGCCCAGTCGGCGCCGCACATGCCCATAGATGTGCGGGCTTTAGGAGCTGATTTCTACGCATTTTCCGGGCACAAGATGCTGGGGCCTACCGGTATCGGGGTGCTCTGGGGGCGCTACGAGGTGCTGGAAACCCTGGCCCCCTTCTTGGGGGGTGGCAGCATGATCCGTGAGGTGTTTGTCGACCGCTCCACCTATGCTCAGCCCCCCCAGCGCTTCGAGGCCGGAACCCCGGCGGTGGCCGAGGCGATTGGGCTGTCCAAGGCCGTGGAATACCTGGAAGGCCTGGGCATGGACAGGGTATGGCAACACGAGCTCGAGCTGGCCGCCTACGCCCTGAAGCGCCTGGACGAGGAACTGCCGGAGGTGCGTACCTTTGGCCCCCGTGGTCCCGACCGGGGCGGGGTGATCCCCTTTGTGCTGGGCGGTATCCATGCCCACGACGTAGCCACCGCCCTCGACCAGTATGGTATCGCGGTGCGGGCCGGACACCACTGCGCCCAACCCCTGCACCGCAAGCTTGGCGTTCCGGCCACGGTGCGGGCCAGTTTTTACGTCTACACCACTCCCGAAGACGTCGATCGCTTTATCGAGGCCCTCAAGAAAGTGCGGGACTTTTTCAAAGACTGGTTGTGA
- the folE2 gene encoding GTP cyclohydrolase FolE2, producing MLSYDDKQILDTPPSKLDQNGGKKAYLFRNTDGAEPIITRHYDHQFQPDPAYKASLPDMTETVDSVEGANVPIQQVGISGFRLPLRFATPGGEALTLEARVTGTVSLQANLKGINMSRIIRTFYAHKDAVFSLDTLAQVVEDYRRELGSLTARVKVAFNYPMLVSALRSGLEGYQYYSGSYEAAIEADGTLRRYVELDFVYSSACPCSAELAEHARDTRGVYAIPHSQRSKARIKVEVAPDTSLHLEDLIQHAREALKTETQVMVKREDEQAFAELNGAYVKFVEDAARLLYEQLEADRRIHDFQVACSHLESLHSHDAVSVIAKGVPGGFRADFNDFSTLLG from the coding sequence TTGCTTAGCTACGACGATAAGCAAATCCTCGATACTCCCCCATCCAAACTCGACCAAAACGGCGGCAAAAAAGCCTACCTGTTTCGCAATACCGACGGTGCGGAACCCATCATCACTCGCCATTACGACCATCAATTTCAGCCCGACCCCGCCTACAAAGCCAGCCTGCCCGACATGACCGAGACGGTGGACTCGGTCGAAGGGGCCAACGTTCCTATTCAGCAGGTAGGCATCTCGGGCTTCCGGCTGCCGCTCAGGTTTGCTACTCCTGGAGGTGAAGCCCTGACCCTCGAGGCCCGCGTTACCGGTACGGTTTCCCTCCAGGCCAACCTCAAGGGCATCAACATGAGCCGGATTATCCGCACCTTTTATGCCCACAAAGACGCGGTTTTCAGCCTGGATACCCTGGCCCAGGTAGTAGAAGACTACCGCCGCGAGCTGGGCAGCCTGACCGCCCGGGTTAAGGTAGCCTTCAACTACCCCATGCTGGTATCGGCCCTGCGCTCGGGCCTGGAAGGCTACCAGTACTACAGCGGCAGCTACGAGGCCGCCATCGAAGCAGACGGAACGTTAAGGCGCTATGTAGAGCTGGACTTCGTCTACTCCTCGGCCTGCCCCTGCTCCGCCGAGCTGGCCGAGCACGCCCGCGACACCCGCGGGGTGTATGCCATTCCCCACAGCCAGCGCTCCAAGGCCCGCATCAAGGTGGAGGTGGCCCCCGATACCTCACTGCACCTGGAAGACCTGATTCAGCACGCCCGCGAAGCCCTCAAGACCGAGACCCAAGTCATGGTCAAACGTGAGGACGAACAGGCCTTTGCCGAGTTGAACGGGGCCTACGTTAAGTTTGTGGAGGATGCCGCCCGGCTGCTTTACGAGCAGCTCGAGGCCGACAGGCGAATCCACGACTTCCAGGTGGCCTGCTCGCACCTCGAGAGCCTGCACTCCCACGATGCGGTCTCGGTGATCGCCAAAGGCGTACCCGGCGGTTTTCGCGCCGATTTCAACGACTTCAGCACCTTGCTTGGTTAG
- the sufU gene encoding Fe-S cluster assembly sulfur transfer protein SufU produces MSLLDELYKEIILRHYKSPHNYGPLETANVRVMGDNPSCGDQIELQVETDGEHIANLRFRGQGCAISQASASLMTDLVKGKTWAEALELKSKFKSMIVDGTPPVPELGDLAALSGVHKLAARVKCATLAWNALEQAAHQAGAVSRAPNA; encoded by the coding sequence ATGAGCCTTTTGGATGAGCTGTACAAAGAGATCATCCTGCGCCACTACAAGTCGCCGCACAACTATGGGCCGCTGGAGACGGCCAACGTGCGGGTGATGGGTGACAACCCTTCCTGTGGCGATCAGATTGAGTTGCAGGTAGAGACCGATGGTGAGCACATAGCCAACCTGCGCTTTAGGGGGCAGGGCTGTGCCATCTCGCAGGCTTCGGCTTCGCTGATGACCGACCTGGTCAAGGGCAAGACCTGGGCCGAGGCCCTCGAGCTAAAGAGCAAGTTCAAATCCATGATTGTGGACGGCACCCCACCCGTACCCGAGCTGGGCGATCTGGCGGCTTTGTCGGGTGTACACAAACTGGCAGCACGGGTTAAGTGCGCTACCCTGGCCTGGAATGCCCTAGAACAAGCGGCCCATCAAGCGGGTGCGGTGTCTCGAGCGCCAAACGCATAG
- a CDS encoding ABC transporter ATP-binding protein — MRPTSQTPPSASASRRDFRQLSRLLAYTRPYRLGLLLAGISSLISTGFFLAFPQLVSRMLDTSIFEQGNLAQIDRYTLLLVLVFAGQAVFSGLQNYLFARSGEGVVADLRRHLFSHLLSLSPRFFENHKTGDITSRLTSDVATVQGVVSTALVQLFTTPLMFAATLTILFWTNWKLSSFILAVVPVVILVAIVLGRMIRRLSKAYQDKVAEANARAEESISGIRVVQSFTAEKLEAERYSQLIGESYRTALRRALVSSGLSGVVFFTIFSALGLIFWYGGRLVSLGEITPGQLVSFILYAFNVAASVGTLAGIWSQVQSALGASSRIFELLDTPSDLKEPENPYPLVAVRGEVRLEDVHFAYDERGAILRGVNLTALPGQVVALVGPSGAGKSTLIALIPRFYDVTRGRITLDGVDIRQLRLVDLRRQIALVPQETLLFSGSIEENIRYGNPLASQAEVIEAAKAANAHEFISAFPQGYQTLVGERGVKLSGGQRQRIAIARALLKNPRILILDEATSSLDSESEALVQEALDKLMQGRTTFVIAHRLSTVRNADQIVVLDKGQIVQQGTHEELLAQGGLYRDLYELQFREEAPIT, encoded by the coding sequence ATGCGACCCACATCACAAACCCCTCCATCCGCATCGGCATCGCGGCGCGATTTTCGTCAGCTGAGCCGCCTGCTGGCCTACACCCGCCCCTACCGGCTGGGCTTGTTGCTGGCGGGAATCTCGAGCCTGATCTCCACCGGCTTTTTTCTGGCTTTCCCGCAGCTCGTGAGCCGGATGCTCGATACCTCGATTTTCGAGCAGGGTAACCTGGCCCAGATTGACCGCTACACCCTCTTGCTGGTGCTGGTTTTTGCCGGCCAGGCCGTGTTTTCTGGCCTGCAAAACTACCTCTTTGCCCGCTCGGGCGAAGGGGTGGTGGCCGACCTGCGCCGCCACCTGTTTAGCCACCTGCTCTCGCTCTCCCCTCGCTTTTTTGAGAACCATAAAACCGGCGACATCACCAGCCGGCTCACCTCCGATGTCGCCACCGTGCAAGGGGTGGTTTCGACTGCCCTGGTGCAGCTTTTTACCACCCCGCTGATGTTTGCCGCCACCCTGACCATCTTGTTCTGGACCAACTGGAAGCTCTCGAGCTTCATCCTGGCAGTGGTTCCTGTGGTCATCCTGGTGGCCATCGTGCTGGGGCGCATGATCCGGCGGCTCAGCAAGGCCTATCAGGACAAAGTGGCCGAGGCCAACGCCCGCGCCGAAGAGTCCATAAGCGGCATTCGGGTGGTGCAGTCCTTTACGGCAGAGAAGCTCGAGGCCGAGCGCTACAGCCAGCTCATCGGTGAGTCATACCGCACTGCTTTGCGGCGGGCGCTGGTTTCTTCGGGGCTCAGCGGGGTGGTGTTTTTTACCATCTTCAGCGCCTTGGGGCTCATCTTCTGGTATGGCGGGCGGTTGGTCTCGTTGGGCGAGATTACCCCAGGGCAGCTGGTTTCTTTCATCCTGTATGCCTTCAACGTGGCCGCCAGTGTGGGCACGCTGGCCGGCATCTGGAGCCAGGTACAAAGCGCATTGGGTGCCAGCAGCCGGATTTTTGAGCTGCTGGATACCCCTTCCGACTTGAAAGAACCCGAAAACCCCTACCCCCTGGTGGCGGTGCGGGGCGAGGTACGGCTGGAAGACGTCCACTTTGCTTACGATGAGCGCGGCGCGATCCTGCGCGGGGTCAACCTGACCGCCCTTCCCGGCCAGGTGGTGGCCTTGGTGGGCCCCAGCGGTGCTGGTAAAAGCACCCTGATTGCCCTGATTCCACGCTTTTACGATGTAACCAGAGGCCGCATTACCCTGGACGGAGTGGACATCCGCCAGCTACGGCTGGTAGACCTGCGGCGCCAGATTGCCCTGGTACCCCAGGAAACCTTGCTCTTTTCGGGTTCCATCGAGGAAAACATCCGCTACGGCAACCCCCTGGCCAGCCAGGCCGAGGTCATCGAGGCCGCCAAGGCTGCCAACGCCCACGAGTTCATCAGCGCCTTTCCCCAGGGCTACCAAACCCTGGTGGGCGAGCGCGGAGTCAAGCTCTCGGGTGGGCAACGCCAGCGCATCGCCATTGCTCGAGCCTTGCTCAAAAACCCCCGGATTTTGATTCTGGACGAAGCCACCAGCTCGCTCGACTCGGAGTCGGAGGCGCTGGTGCAAGAAGCCCTGGATAAACTCATGCAAGGCCGCACCACTTTTGTCATTGCCCATCGGCTCTCCACCGTGCGCAACGCCGACCAGATTGTGGTTCTGGACAAAGGGCAGATCGTCCAGCAGGGCACCCACGAGGAGCTCCTGGCCCAAGGGGGGCTTTACCGCGATCTCTATGAGTTGCAGTTCCGCGAGGAAGCCCCCATCACCTGA
- a CDS encoding NUDIX domain-containing protein, giving the protein MQHTYPIPTVGALVQGPSGRVLIVKTTKWQGLWGVPGGKIEWGEPLEKALRREFREEVGLELFNIRHALLLEGVFDPEFHKPMHFLFVNYFAQSSSEEVQPNEEIVEWAWVRPEEALRYPLNRITRALMEAYMRQGAT; this is encoded by the coding sequence ATGCAACACACATACCCTATCCCCACCGTGGGCGCCCTGGTACAGGGGCCGTCGGGCCGGGTACTGATAGTCAAAACCACCAAGTGGCAGGGCTTGTGGGGCGTGCCAGGAGGCAAGATTGAGTGGGGCGAGCCCCTGGAAAAGGCATTAAGGCGAGAGTTCCGGGAAGAAGTGGGCCTCGAGCTCTTCAACATCCGCCACGCCCTGTTGCTGGAAGGGGTGTTCGACCCAGAGTTTCACAAACCCATGCACTTTTTGTTCGTCAACTACTTCGCCCAGTCTTCCAGCGAGGAAGTCCAGCCCAACGAAGAAATTGTGGAGTGGGCCTGGGTTCGCCCAGAGGAGGCACTAAGGTATCCCCTGAACCGCATCACCCGCGCCCTGATGGAGGCGTACATGCGCCAGGGGGCCACATGA